ACGACGCGAGTGCTCCGCGCGCGCTCACCATCCTGGTCGCCGCGCTCACCGTCCTGGTCGCGGTCAACGAGAAGGCCTGCCAGGCCGGCCGGCCCGAGGACCAGGCCACGATCTTCCACGTCCGGGCCCTGCTCACCGACGCCGGGTTCCGCACGGCCGCACTCGCCGCTGTCGCCGACCGGCTGGACGAGGAGAGCCGCTCGTGGTGGACGGGCGTCTTCCCGACGCTGGCGCCGGACGCGTTCTCGGTGGTCCTCAACCCGATCGCCCGCCTGGCCGCCAACCCGATCACCCGCGCCTTTCTCGGCCAGCCCGTCGGCGTCTACAACATCCGCACGGCGATGGACTCCCGGATGATCGTGTGGGTGTGCCCGGGCGGCAACGGGCCCACCGACCGCCTGCTGACCGCGCTCCTGGCCCGCGACCTGCTGCGCGCCGCACGCTCCCGGCGCGACACGCCCCCGGAGCAGCGGGTGCCGTTCCGCCCGTACTTCGACGAACTGATCACCCTGACCGGCGCGGCCCCGGAGACCATCGCCGCGATGTTCGAGGACCTGCGCAAGTACCGGTGCCACGTCCACGGCATGACCCAGCTGCTGTCCCGGCTGCCCGCCCCGGTACGGCTGTCCCTGCTGCAGAACGCCTCCACCCTGGCCACCACCGCCGGATCGAAGACCGCGATCGCCGCGGTCACCGCCGAGTGGGGCGACAACCCCACCCCGGAGAGGGTCGCCACCATGGAGCGCTTCGAGCACTACGTCTCCCTGACCGTGCGCGGCCGCCGTGTCGGACCCGTCCAGCTGCGCGGCCCGCACCTCGACACCGTCTTCGCCGCCCAGGCCCGCCCCGGACGAGTCCCCCAACTGGAGCGGGCCGCCCAGGACAAGGCCGGGGCGCTTCCGCTGGACCAGCTCACCGCACGCGCCGCGCAGCAACTCGACAACGTCGCCGCCTTCCTCGCCGCGCACGCTCCTGCCGGCGCCACCGCTGCCCGCGCCGCCGCCCATCAGTCGAAAGACGCACACGGATGGACCTGACCCTGGGAACCGCTGTCGTGCACGACCTCGAAGAGCGCGGCCCTACCGCCGACGTGTGGGCAGCGCTGGTCGGCGGCGGTCCCGCCCGTGGACGCAGCCGTGACGCGACGCGTGACTCCCGGGGTGAATGTCGCAGCCTTGCAACTACCCCGAAAACCTCTTGTAGTTTGCGCACGCGAACCATAAATTGTCTGCCACACGGCGAGGCCCGCGAGAGTGAAGGCCTTACCTGTAGCCGAACTTGGGAGTGCCTGATGGCTCAAGCAACGGAACAGATTCGCAACGACGAAGCATACGAAGTAGACGAGTGGCCGCCCCTGACGCGGGCCGTCTCCTACATCGGGAGCGCCTGCGTCATCCAGGGCAGCGGCGACTTCGACCCGAACGACCTCGCGGCGGTCCGCCGCCGCTTCCCCGGCCGATACGTGTCCCTGGACGGCGACGTAATCACCGTATGGCCGCCCTGCGGGCCCGCCCAGTGACCGGCCGCCCGGAGCCGCCGCTCCCCCGCAGCCCTGGCCAGCACCCGCAACTCGTCGCACAAGCGCCTGCAGATCGTTCATCCGACCCGAGAGGACGCAAATCCATGAGGAGACGGGACACCACAGAGCGCAGAACACGCCTGCCGGCTGTGGGGATCACGGTGGGGCTGGCGCTGGCACTGGCCGGCTGCTCGGACTCGGGCAGCAGCACGCTGCCCGACCGTGCTGCAGCGGCCACCCTGCACGGGGGTAACTCCTCACCGCGCAGCCACCAGGAACGAACGGCGGATCCGCAGGCGGAGCTCGCCGGCCGCAACGGGCTGGTCCTGACGATCACGGTGGCCGAGCGGGACCGGGCGGCCGGCTACCTCACCGTCCACGGTGACCTGACGAACAACGGTCCCAAGACGACCGTGGTCCCGGCCGAGTTACGCGGCAACGAGACGGACGTCCTCAGGACCGGCTCATCGCTGACTGGGGCGACGGTCGTCGATTTCTCAGCCCGCAAGCGCTACTACGTCCTGCGCGACACCGACGACCGCCCGCTCACCACGACGGGACTGTCCACTCTCGAGCCCGGTGAGAGCGCGCGTGTCTTCATGCAGTTCCCCGCGCCACCGCCGAGCACCGGCACAGTCGGCTTCCACCTGCCTCAGTTCGACACCGCGAACATCGCGATCTCCGGGTGAGGTGACGGTCTTCATGCGATCGATCCGTTCCCTCCTTGCCGGCTTGCTCGCCGCCGGGGCAGCCGGAGCAGTCGCCCTGAGCGCGATGGCCGGCGCCACCCCCTCCGCGGACACGACACCCGCTCCCGGCACCCTGCTGTCCGCCGAGCCCACAAGGGCCGACGGCGGCACGGGCAGATCCGGCCTCGCGCTGCGCACAGGAGCCACGCTCGCTCCGCCCAAGATCCTCGAGATCGGCTCGGATCCGGTCGACATCACTCAGCGGATCTCGGACCAGGACGGCGCCGAGCGCCGACAGGCCCCGGAGAAGGAGGAGCAGTGACGTTCACGCAACTGGTGCGTCCCTGTCCTGCGGGTCCCGGGAATCGTGCGCGACCGGAACTGACGAATCCGCACCCCCATCGGTCGGCTTCTGGCCCTACATGTGACCAGAGAGGGCCCGAGTGGTTTGAGTCAACTCGCCGCCTGCAAAGCGTAGTTGGCTGGCATATGCGTTACCTTGCGGTCACTCACGAGCATCACAGCAGCTGGAAGCGGCCGTGCGCCCAGAACGCCGATGAGCGGCGGGCGGAGACAGCGGTCATGTCGTACGGGGAGACAACATGACACGGGCAACACGACGCAAGACCGGGCGCTCCGGTGTTCGCGCCCGCACCTACGCAACCGTCCTGCTCGTCACGGGCAGCCTGGCGCTGGCCGGTTGCAGCGAGAGCCCCGCAAAGGATGACGCCGCGAAGGAGCCAGCGTCCCCTTCCTCTGCGGCGGCGTCGACGTCGACGAGCCCGGATGCTCAGACCAAGGCCGAGGACGAGGTCCGCACCGCCTACAGCGCCCTGTGGGGCGAACAGGTCAAGGCCTACGCGCAAGCGGACATCAAAGGCACCGACCTCAAGAAGTACGCGACGAAGGATGCCCTCGCGCAGGCCATGGGCGACGTACTGGTCATGCAGAAGGCCGGCACCGCCACCAAGGGTGCCCCGGTGAACGACGTCACCGATGTCACCGTGACACTCACCGGCAAGACACCCACCGCGACACTGCGGGACTGCCTGGACATCTCGAACTGGCGCACCGTCAAGAAGAAGACCGGAGCGGTGAAGCCATTCCCGACGAACCAGCCTCTGCGCTACGTGACGACGGCGACTGCGGAGAAGTGGGGCACGCAGTGGATGATCACAGAGCTCACGCCGGACGGGAGCAGCACATGCTGAGGCGCTCCGCTCTGGCCGCGTTCCTCACCGCCTCTCGCGATCACGCAAAAGCATCACCGCAGATGGGCCGGGCCTCGATGCCGGGCCGATGCCTGCTGGAAACCACAGCAGCGTTTCTGTCGCACCGCTTCGTACAGGGAGACAACGTGACACGAGCAGCACGACGCGCGGCCGGGCGCCCGGGTGTTCGCGCCCGCACCTACGCAGCCACCCTGCTCGTCACGGGCAGCCTGGCGCTGGCCGGTTGCAGCGAGAGCACGACGAAGGACGACGCTTCAGAGTCGAAGGCCCCATCTGCTGCGCCGTCCACGCCGACCGCCGCCTCTGGGTCTCCGAGTGCTGATCCCGGAGCAGCCGTCGAGGCGCTTTACCGCAAGTACTGGGACGAGAAGGTCAAAGCCTATGGAAAGGCCAGCGTTCAGGGCACGGATCTGAAGAAGTACGCCGTCGCTGAGGCCTACCTCCAAGACGAGACCGAAGTGAAGGCCTTGAAGGCCAAGGGACTCGTGGCGACGGGCAAACCGGTCCTGGCTCCCGAGGTCGATTCGGTCGACATGAAGAGGAAGACGCCGCACGCGTCTTTGACCGACTGCACCGATGTCTCGCAGTGGACGCTCGTCAAGAAGTCCAGCGGCCAGGCGGTCACCCTCCCACAGGGCCGGCTGACGAAGTACATCACCAAGGTCGAAGCAGAGAAGTGGTACGGCAACTGGGTGATCGTCAAAATCACGCCGCAGGACCAGACATGCTGATTCGCCATAGCACGGTGGCGGCGCTGGCCTCCGCGTTGGTCGTCGCCTCAGCCGCCACGGCCCATGCCGGGGACGACCCGGACATCGACAAGGGCAACTGCGACCTGCTGTCGTTCTGCGTGGGGGTAGGCACGCAAGACAAGAGCGACGGGCAGAACGGTCAGGGATCCAACGCCGGCCAGGACACCACCGGGGGCGCAGCTCCCGACTGCACGTCCCAGGCCATGGACCCGCAACCACCCCCCGGCAGCACGTACTACCAGGACGGAAAGACCGTCTACGAGTACGTCTGCGACGTGGACGGTGACGGGCTCGTCGAGATAGGCGCCGGAGCCGACCAAGACGCCGCACCGCCGGTCGATCCCGCCGTTGTCGCGCAGCAGGCCGTCGACAAAATGAAACTGGCAGGGCCCGATGTCGCCAGCCCACGGGCGGCGGGCAAGTACACCGTCGGCGTGCCCGTGTGGATGTGGGTCAACCAGAGCGCCACGACCTACGGCCCCAACTCAGCGTCCGCGACGGCCGGCGGAGTCACCGTCACCGCCACCGCGAGGGTCTCGAAGATCGTGTGGCAGATGGGCGACGGCGCCACGGTCACGTGCACGGGCCCCGGCACGGCCTATCAGGCATCGGACGGCATGGCGAAGTCCCCGACATGCGGCCACGTCTACAGCACAACGTCAGCCCATGAGCCGGGCGGCAAGTTCGCGCTGAGCGCCACGTCGACATGGACGATCAACTGGCAGATCACCGGAGGCGGCGGAGGAACAGGGCAGCTCATCGAGAAGCGGCAGTCCCAGATCCCCGTCGCGATCGGCGAACTCCAAGTCGTCAGGTAGCACCGCCGGAAGGAGAAAGCGTTGAGCACGACACAAGAACGCCCCGCGCCCCCGGTCGGCATACCTCCGCAGGGGCAGGTCGCCAACCCAGTGAGGCCGCCGCGGGTGTCGGCGCGCCGACACCGCCCGGGCATATCGCAGTCACGCAAAAGCATCACCGCAGATGCGCCGGGCCTTGATGCCGCGCCGATGCCTGCTGGTAACCACAACAGCGGTTCTGCCGCACCGCTCGAACGGGGAGACAACGTGACACGAGCCCACCGACTCCGAAAGCACGCCGCCCTGATGGCCGTGACCGGCCTGGCCCTGCTGGCCGCGTGCAGCTCCGGCGACGGCGACTCCGCTGCTGAGGCGTCAGCCTCCGTTGCCTCACCGAGTCCTTCGCCATCGAAGGACTCGACGCCCGCAGACCCCGACGCTGCGGTGAAGGCTGCCGTGCTCGCCGCCTTCGACGGCATGACCACCGAGCAGGCGAAGGCATACCGGCAGGCTTCCGCGATGGGAACACGACTCTCGAGCTACGCCACCCTCGATGCCCTGTCGAAGATCGAGCTGGACCTGTATCGGATGAAGAAGACAGGGACCGTCGTGCGCGGCCAGATCGGCCACGACGCCCAGGTGACCGACCTCGACATGAGCGCCAAGACGCCCAAGGCGACGCTGTCGGACTGCGTCGACCTGTCGAAGTACGAGACCTA
Above is a window of Streptomyces sp. NBC_00490 DNA encoding:
- a CDS encoding ATP/GTP-binding protein codes for the protein MLIRHSTVAALASALVVASAATAHAGDDPDIDKGNCDLLSFCVGVGTQDKSDGQNGQGSNAGQDTTGGAAPDCTSQAMDPQPPPGSTYYQDGKTVYEYVCDVDGDGLVEIGAGADQDAAPPVDPAVVAQQAVDKMKLAGPDVASPRAAGKYTVGVPVWMWVNQSATTYGPNSASATAGGVTVTATARVSKIVWQMGDGATVTCTGPGTAYQASDGMAKSPTCGHVYSTTSAHEPGGKFALSATSTWTINWQITGGGGGTGQLIEKRQSQIPVAIGELQVVR